The genomic stretch TTTTTTATTAACGGAAATTTACCCTTACAAGCTTAGAAAAATAATAAATATAAGTGATTTACAATAGTAATTTACTTGTGTGAAAATGATTAAACCCTTATTATAAGCTATTTTAGCATTAATACTGGTTGTTTATGGATTATTTTTAAATATAATATAAATTAACATTGTAAACAGGAATATCATGAAATTATGAGATCAAAGAGATGGTATTTAGGCCTTGTATTTACATTTAAAATTTATTTTTAGGAACTTATTAATAAAACAATAGATCCTAAATCGATCACTTTTACAATTCAGTTGAACTTACCATTGCATTAAAGTACATTTGTAATTTAATCATAAATTAATGTATATTAATGAATTACAAGCTTGTTACAATTGTATATTAAAAATATTTGCATTTATTTACATTTGTATTTTGCTTTTGTAAACTTTATAAGTTACATTTGTAAAATAATTAAAGGCTTATTTTTATGAGTTTAAATGAAAGAATTTCAAAAGTTATAGAGTACTCCCAACTTACTCCCTCTGAATTTGCAGATGAAATCGATGTGCAACGCTCCTCAATTTCGCATATTACATCCGGAAGAAATAAACCATCGCTGGAGTTTATCATAAAAATAAAATCCCGTTTTCCTGAACTTCTTTGGGACTGGTTGGTTACTGGTGAAGGCGAAATGCTAAAATCAGAAGTACCGGAAATAAAAATTTCAGAAGAGCATTCTGAAGACGATCATATAAGAACAACTCCTCTACCCGATCTTTTCACGATGATGAATGAAGATGATGAGTTCGGATTGGATGAAACCGAAACTGAACTCCCTCTGACAGCTCCCGGAGAATCGGTTATACCGAACAAAGATAAAGCTCATGAGAAAATATCGGATTCTCAGCGATTAGAAAATTCACCTGAAGATATTTTAAGTCAAGTAATTGGAAACCAAACCAATAAGATAAAACGTATCGTTCTATTTTATGAAAATGGAAAATTCGAGAGTTTTGAGCCTTAAAGTTAGATACTCCTAATCTAAAACTTAAAAAAATATTCTGATAATATTTTCAAGACCAAAAATCAAAGCGTATTGATGGTAAAATTGAATCTGTAAGTAAAAAGTAAAACTGAGTATTTTTTTTACATAAAGTTTCAATAAGAATTATACATATTTTAAAGAAGCTCAAAATGGGATCAATTTCATTGGCCCTTTCGAAGCGACATATATTATAGAAGAAATTCACCCCTCTCTGCTTATTAAAAATAAAGAGGTCACCACTATTTTTTTTTTTACGTTTTACGTTTCTTTCAAGCAAATTTCTTTGATCGATCAGATCAAAAAATCTGTGTATATCTATGAATCTGTAAGAAAATAATTCCTATAAAAAATGCAGATTAGATTTTTTTGAGGTAAAATTTTTATGAAATACCCGGAATATTTCGAAAGAATAAAGACACAATAATTTTCATTTTTCTATCTAAACTGTTAAAAAACCTGACCAAGGAAAATGGTCAGGCTAAAAAATATTTGAAGAAGAAAACTAAAGCTATTTGCTTTATTTGTTTTTAAAATTTTAGAGAATTTCTGATACGTAATTGGGCTTTTTAATAAGCTTTATTGATGTGAATCCGGGAATTTTAATAATGCTGTTTTGAGGGGATGATTTCTTCCGGAGTCAGAAAATTTTATCAAATTATACTGAAATCGTACCAGATATTTTCTCCATGTATCAGTTTTTTATAGTTATATCAAATATAAAAATTAAAAATCAAATTAACAATAAAAATTAATTTGTTTTAAAAAATAATTAACACTTAAGATAAATACCTGTTTAATTATTAATATTTAAGATTGAGAATAATTTATAAATTTTACAATAAATAGTTTCTTTTATTGTAGTCGCTCAAATAAAAAGACCCGCTTATTCTGCGGGTCTTTTGTTTTATTTTAATAACAATAGTCTTATTGTTTTTTTCTTCTTTCCAGTTCTTTTTTGATCAGTCCAAGTTCTCTTCCGGTTTGTCCGGCTACAGAGGTGTTTTCCTGGGCTCTTCTCGTAAGGTATGGGACAACATCCTTTACCGGTCCATAAGGAAGATATTTAGCCACATTATAGCCTTTATCAGATAAATAGAAGGTAATATTATCACTCATTCCATAAAGCTGTCCAAAATAAATGTGTGGATTGCCGTTTTCCAGAGATTTAGATTTCATTTTATCCATAATCAACTCCGAAGAAATCTCGTTGTGAGTTCCAAAGAATGCAGATACTTTATCCAGATGATTCATCACAAAGTCAATTCCTGCATTATAATTCTTATCGGAAGCTTCCTTGGTAGGCTGAATCGGATCTGCATACCCTTTCTCCGCAGCTCTTGCTCTTTCCTTCTCCATATAGGCACCTCGAACGATCTTATAACCGATAAAATAGTTCTTTTCTCTTGCTCTCTGAAGATTCGCTTCCATATATTCCAGTCTTCCCGTTCTGTACATCTGGATCGTGTTCCAAACAATAGGTTTTTCCTTGTTATATTTTTCCATCAGTTCCTCACAAAGTTGGTCCGCTGAATCCTGCATCCAGGTTTCTTCTGCATCTACCATTACTTTTTTGTCATTTTCATGACAAAGAGCACATACTTCATCAAATCTTCTTACCACTCTCTCCCATTCTTCCTTCTGGCTTGTGGTAAGCTCTACTCCTTTTCCAACCGCTTCATAAAGGTCAATTCTTCCGAATGCCGTAGGTTTGAAAACAATAAAAGGAATCGCCGGATTCCCTACTGAGAACCTTATAATATCTTTAATCTCTTTACATACTGCATCAAAAGTCTCTTCATCTTCTTTCCCTTCAATGGAATAATCGAAAATACTTCCAACTCCTCTCCTGAAAAGTTGTTTTACGACCTTCATACTTTCCTCACGGGTTTCTCCACCGCAAAACTGAGCAAACAAAGTGTTT from Chryseobacterium indologenes encodes the following:
- a CDS encoding proline dehydrogenase family protein, translated to MPIFNDTKVAFADKTDAQLRKAYWMFKMIEQPALTSLGTSVLNFTVHNNFPFVTGIVKNTLFAQFCGGETREESMKVVKQLFRRGVGSIFDYSIEGKEDEETFDAVCKEIKDIIRFSVGNPAIPFIVFKPTAFGRIDLYEAVGKGVELTTSQKEEWERVVRRFDEVCALCHENDKKVMVDAEETWMQDSADQLCEELMEKYNKEKPIVWNTIQMYRTGRLEYMEANLQRAREKNYFIGYKIVRGAYMEKERARAAEKGYADPIQPTKEASDKNYNAGIDFVMNHLDKVSAFFGTHNEISSELIMDKMKSKSLENGNPHIYFGQLYGMSDNITFYLSDKGYNVAKYLPYGPVKDVVPYLTRRAQENTSVAGQTGRELGLIKKELERRKKQ
- a CDS encoding helix-turn-helix domain-containing protein, whose product is MSLNERISKVIEYSQLTPSEFADEIDVQRSSISHITSGRNKPSLEFIIKIKSRFPELLWDWLVTGEGEMLKSEVPEIKISEEHSEDDHIRTTPLPDLFTMMNEDDEFGLDETETELPLTAPGESVIPNKDKAHEKISDSQRLENSPEDILSQVIGNQTNKIKRIVLFYENGKFESFEP